In Nicotiana tabacum cultivar K326 chromosome 17, ASM71507v2, whole genome shotgun sequence, one DNA window encodes the following:
- the LOC107810538 gene encoding uncharacterized protein LOC107810538, protein MASFSSKSNTNRSISLPSRSHPATQKIEEELSKLKNWEFSASPTAEAVYNSLLGLGEVHKCMSDLLNLPLTLQTLSQCQDKKWVDEILDKSVRFLDICGTTREIVSQFKENVKDVQSLLRRRKGDLSMEASCSINYISFRKKMKKDAKTLVTILKKMDHEVVEVMEVDQLVLAVIRVLREVTTMGISVFQMVLVFLSAPNSRQSKWSLVSRLVNKGDQDNVNEIESADVALNNIFKYGCNEVEKIQFVQNLEAHFECIENGLDNIFRCLIRSRSTLLNVVSCH, encoded by the coding sequence ATGGCCAGCTTTTCTTCAAAATCCAATACTAACAGATCCATCAGTTTACCAAGCAGATCACATCCAGCTACCCAGAAAATTGAAGAGGAGCTCAGTAAGCTTAAGAATTGGGAATTCTCGGCTTCACCAACTGCAGAAGCTGTTTACAATAGTTTACTTGGTTTGGGAGAAGTGCATAAATGCATGAGTGATCTTCTCAACTTGCCCCTGACTCTTCAAACCCTTTCCCAATGCCAAGACAAAAAATGGGTCGATGAAATCTTGGATAAATCTGTGAGATTTCTTGATATTTGTGGGACCACAAGGGAGATAGTGTCACAGTTTAAAGAAAATGTTAAAGATGTTCAGTCTttattgagaagaagaaagggAGATTTAAGCATGGAAGCCAGCTGCAGCATTAACTATATCTCTTTTAGGAAGAAGATGAAAAAAGATGCCAAAACCTTAGTTacaattttaaagaaaatggatCATGAGGTGGTTGAAGTAATGGAGGTTGATCAACTTGTCTTAGCAGTTATCAGAGTGCTAAGAGAAGTTACCACAATGGGAATTTCAGTATTCCAAATGGTGTTGGTTTTCTTGTCAGCCCCAAATTCTAGGCAAAGCAAATGGTCTTTGGTTTCAAGATTGGTAAACAAGGGAGATCAAGACAATGTAAATGAGATAGAAAGTGCTGATGTTGCATTAAACAACATTTTCAAGTATGGTTGTAATGAAGTGGAGAAGATCCAGTTTGTGCAAAATCTGGAAGCTCATTTTGAATGCATTGAGAATGGCCTGGACAACATATTTAGATGCTTGATCAGATCAAGGAGTACACTCCTGAATGTTGTCTCTTGCCACTGA